Genomic window (Falco cherrug isolate bFalChe1 chromosome 4, bFalChe1.pri, whole genome shotgun sequence):
GTACACAACAGACTGACAGCAGCAAAGAGCAGGGAGCAAACCCAGCTCTACAGAGTGGGCATGCCCTCCGGTCACACAACGACCCTGCGTCTAACAAGACAGAAAGTAATGGCGATTCCCCTACTCAAAGGATTTCCATAGAAAGGTCAGGAGTTTAAATCAACATTTAACACGGGCTCTGTGAGCTCCAACATCCATGTGCTCATTGTAAACACAGCCACTTCCCAAAGCCTGTTGGTCTGGAGAGTCAGGAACgaacacatttattttaccaTAGGACTTGGCTCACGGTGTGAAGAATAAACTCATTTTAATGGGGAAACTGAAGTGCAGCAGCATTTAACATCTACCGCATTCTCTTCTAGAATGCTGCTCTGGAATTGCACTGTATGGCCAGGTGCATTGAGCCTGCTGTGTGGACAGAGATGCTCTGactgcaacttttaaaaatgtgattacaTGAAATACAAGGGAAACTTTGCTACAGCCAATGGAGCTTTGAACATGGCAGAGTTTATTTAGTCTTTGTCTCTATAAGGACATACTGCAAGGAACTGAAGTTCCCTGATCCCAGATGGAAATGATTGGAGCAGTATCTATCTACTGCAGCAGCACTCAGCCTGCAGGAAAACGGTACAGTGGCACACAGGTAATACCGATTTTCTCTAGCACAAGAAAATATAGGAGCGAATATGATTTCTTTTGGCTGCAACATTACTTGTTTGGATGGGAATTGCAGGGCAGGATTTTGAGTGAAAAACAACAGGGCCTGAAAATTCTGCACAGATTCTCTTTGGGCAGTTTCTTGCACGCAGATTGCTGGCAATGACCTTTGCACCAGGCAGGGAGCATTAAAAGGCTACAGCAGCTCTGGCCAAGGAGATGTCTCCTACCCTCTCAAAATAGAACAAGTACTTCTTAAGGGCCTCCCTGGCCTGTGCTTGCTGACTCTGGTTTACAATATCAGGATTCTCTTTGTACCGACTGCATTCGTAGTACTCGCTGCCGTGAGTCTTCCAGTCTCCCAGACACATCCAGCAGaagtctgcagaaaacagcaaaaaactcACTgtgatgcacagaaaaaaacctctgagaATGAAAAGCTTCAGGAGACACAGCCCAtctgttttcagatatttctgCTAAGCTAAGAAACATACGTATTTTGTATCACCTTGCACAATGGAATGCAATAATGAGCCAAAAATACCAGCTCGTCTTGAAGATTTTCATTATACAGTCTCCCATGcaactacagaaaataaatcctgaagTGCTGCATCCTGTGCACCAAGACCAATGGGAAGAACTGTGTTTGTGCTGTGTACAGGCTGTCACTCTAGATTAAAGACGAGGCAGCCTGCAGTCTTATTTGTGAGTTGCATCCTCCCCACCACTGGCATACTGACCCATGCAGACCTCTAGCTGAATAAAATATGAACAAATCAAATCCAAAAGTGAACTACCTCATGCAAAAGAAAGTCTGCCCTCAGTTCTCTCAAGAAGGGAACTACCTAGGTAACTTCAGATATCAGTGGCTTATGACAGACACTTCAAGTTAGGAGCCACtgaactgggaagaaaatggaggaaagaGAGCAACAGCAAAACTCTCATGACAATTTCCAGATTTCAGAGCGAGGCTGTGAGTGTActactgggaaggaaaagagatggAGATTAAGTTGCTACAATACGAATCACTTCTGTGTAACTCATACAAGAGACTGAAATTTGTATTTGCAGAGTCCACCAGCCTTCTCGAGTGCTAGTCACCATGGTACCTTAGCACTTGCCTGCTCACCCCTGTCACAGAGATCCATCAAAGCATGTCCAGTGCTGCTGAGGACCCcaagcaaaggaaatgaaagaggaCAGTAATCTTTAATCATCTTCCAAATAAGGTTCTGATATTACAATATTTCCTAGTGGCACACTTAGAGGGCTGAATACAAAACAGCTCACTCCAAGgcaacagaaattaattctgccATGAAAAGATAAGTGTAAGAACAAGCTGTCATTTTGTAGATCACACAATGGGCCAAAGACACTCAGACTGCTAATTGCACAGGGATGGACAGAGAAGTCCAACAGATAATGTCAGGCAGAACAATTCACCGCTCCTGCAGTTTCATCTGGGTTGAAGCTCATTATTTCCACCACTAAGCAGAAGGATTTAAGCTGATCTGAGTAAATGGCTCAGTTCTGCCAGTATTTTCAGCTGACGACAAATACAATTACACAGAAAGCATTTAATACTCTTCTCTGAGATGGATTCCACTGTTAATATCATGGCAGAGATGGAGACTTCTCTATACAATGGACATGCCAGGAAGAGGGAGCCAAACCAGTACTGAATCAGAACCCAGCTCAGATTCACAgccagtgaaaaaaataaaataaagctatcACATGCAAGTCTGTAATACCCTGTTCACCTTTTactaggggggaaaaaatacttcagtcaATGTTCATAATTTGTCTTCATAtcacaaaaaaaagccccaaaccaaaGAGAACATCACCACTAACAAACACTGCAGATGAAACTGCTTCCAAACCCCACTTACCATGCTTGCATTTGGAACAttgctgaaaaagaagagacaggAGGCACTGATTAGTGGAaagtgggggggaaaaaaaaatcttagaacAAGGAAGGTTTGACGTATTCAAGGAATTGCTCACCATGTGATTGCAGCCTCCATTCTTTTCAATACAGATATTGCACTTGGGACACTGGGGAAACAGAAGCATTTGTTAGATCCAACCCTAGCAACCTTCTGGAGAATGACAACACTTCTGTAATTATTCccctcctgctttcttttttatttgttttttaaataagcatacATGAGAATATTTACATAcaccctgcctcctcccagTTCTTGAGAAGTCAATTTAAAAAGGCGGGAGAAAGGCCCAGCCAGGGAAGTTACACTGCAGCACTGGACTGCTTGCTCAAGACAACAAATTTGCTGTTGTTACCCCTTGTTAAACTGAAGGTCTCACTGAGTTACCATTTAGCTGTTGCTCTGGCATAGGGACACAATTAATTCACGTATGACAGTAGCTTCCACAGCTACTTAGACTTCAAGATAATCAGCACTATATCCTGCCTTCAGCAGCCACTAACAGATGACAGGTAGCTGCAGAGAATCTGGCTGACCATAGAGCGAACTGCGCACTTCTTCGCTCCACTGATGCTCTGGAGTGTCTCGTTCAGTTACGTTTTTTGGGTTGCGTAGGTACAAAGGAGGAAGTGAGTTTTGCCgcttattaaaatattacaattaAAATTTGCCACAGGCAAAATGTATGCAAGGACAATGCTCAATAGAACAGAACCTTAGTTctacaaaacagcatttcagaaacaatgCCATCACATGTTGACAGCTTCTCCAGAGAATGAAGGGAATTTAAGATCTCTAGTCCACTTCCCTAACGCAACTGAAGCTTATAGCTAATTAGCCCTGTCACAATTGTCATTGGCTACAGTAGAACAAATGCCAGCTAAGAACTGTTTTGAAGTCAGGCCACAAAAATCCCCCGAAGACTTTAAAGTTCTAATCTGCAGACAACTAATCTGGAGGATAAAGGTAGTATACCTAAAACTTGTAAAGACAAATCTATAGGCAGTGTGCATACTAtgtaatactttttctttttctggggtCTAAATCTACTAGAAGTACTTCAACATCAAATTTAGAGACTTCATCTATCCCATTTGGCAGTCCTTGCCAAATCAAGGCTTTATCCCCCTCAACTTCCAGTTCACACTATGCCACACAGTTATTCAGGTTTAAACACCACTAGTGGCTTATTTGGTACTGACTTCCCACTTACTACACTCTCTCCTTCCATTTGATATACACCTCCACTGATCATTTCAAAGCAGCCACAATTCTTTTGCCCACGGGAGGGCTGCACACCTGGCTGCCAAAGACATTCACACCAGGTCTGGAATAAGGACCACCAGGTcctgcaggagggcagcacaGTGTTCCCAAGGCACTCATTCAGTTGTGTTATATCACAGTCCTTAGGGAGCTGCGAGAATTTGCAGTCTGTGAAAAAGCCCCACACAATACTACACATGTATACAACTGTATCTTGCTTCATAGACCGACTAGAGGACAAGAAAAAGTCATGCAGGTGGTTGTCCTTACATCTTTAGTGTGAGCACTGATGTAATTGGCTGTTTCGGAGTCATCTGCACACTTGGTAAGCCATTTCCGAATGGTCGCACAGTCTGTGGGTGCGTGGTACATCTGCCGACACTTAAAGCTTAatgggggaaagaagaaaaacaaaaacatattgATTTCCAAGGAAGCGACTCAAGAATGGAGGTTTTCCTGATGACCAAAATCTGGGAGGCCAAGTGAGGGCAACAGATGCAAATTAACTTGTGTATTACTAGAGTGCAAAGACCAAGGCTGAACTCCAATAAAGCTCCATCCTTATGCAGAAGCCAGCATCAGGATGCCAGTCAACCGAGGCGTTCTCTGACAAATCATGTCTGAGAGCTGAGACGTCCCTCCCTAGAGTCTACCTATGTCTGCTCTAACACGACTGCAGAGGCTTGGGACATACCAGTGGCTTTACAAGTAGCCTGATTCCAATGGTAGATACGAGGCACCTGCCTTAGCATGATTTGAGCAGCTTCAGGTGAGCAAGGGCCATTTGCATGGAGATACCAGTAAGCTGGGTCTCTAAAAGCAGTTGTATTATGCTCCACAGACATTCTCAACAGCAGTGATCCTAGAGAGCCAGGAGCAGAAGACTCTTTTCTCTGATCCCATATAAACTTGAAGTCAGACAAGGAACATTAGCATTCCTATTCAGCAGACTTGTATTCTTGCATAAGCCTCAAAACACAACAGACATTCTGTGAGTCAAATACTTGTAATAAACTTAAAAATTCagtgccagcaggcagcagcgagGCCTCCACATCCATTACTAGAATCTCCACCAGTCACTATGTCTACACCAAAATCTGTAACCTAGCCAAAATATGAGAATGGCAGATTTGTAACCCCTTCATTACTCAAGCCCTGCATTGCCTGGTTATCAGAACATCCAACTCCCAAGGAGTTTAGGAAGTGGGGGGATGGCTGACCACCTGCAGAAGTCAAACCCCTAGCGTCCAATTACTCAAGCTAACTCAAGTTACAAACAACTCCAGCAAAACATTTGAGATGCTTCTACACACTGAACCTGTTGGCAAGCAAATGAAGTAGCTCTGAGGACAGCATACACTCGCCCCGTGATCTTTATTtaaccttttctgtttcttaccaGAAGACCTCATTGCAACGATTGCACTGCACTCGCCGGGCTTTTGGCTCTTGTACCTGTATGACCATAGGACAATCTGCACCaggacacagctgcagctgataATGGCTCTGTGAATATATGAAAGTGGCAAGATCAGAAGTGGATGCAGAAGAGCATTATCTGTTCAGTTGTAACCAGTCCTATCCTCAAAAACATACAAGTCAGTTATTTCCTGttgaaaaaaagtgaaaactgtCACCAGGTCTAACAGAGCAGATAACTAACACTGCCTTTCCTAATGTGGAAGAGGTTTATTTACAGTTTCTCTAAAATAGGGAATTCAAATGGAGGGTTACAGACCAACCACAGCAACACAACCATAGGACCCCATCAAGATACTGAACAAAAATTTTCACCCCATCTGTGCTCTTTCTCCAGTCTCTCCCTATGCCCTAGAATGTattcatttgctttcctgtggTGGCTGTTCCCTCTCAAAGGGTCTCTTACCGAAGACAGGTGACACCCCTCTCTTACTGCTTCCCTGCTTCTTGAGTGTTCCCAGTCTGTTCCCAGTTACCAAAATACTCCTGCACATTTAACCTTAACAACTGctgctttaatttaaaaatcctcACATAAGATGTTACTGAGCCAGCCAATTCATTTGGGCTACAGTAAGATGAGGGACTTATTTTTCAGAACCTAAAATTTCTATGCAAGAGCAAGAAGGACTTTAAAACGCAGACTGAAGTTTTATGTTCCCAGCTGCAACATTCTGAGAATTCTGAAGCACCAGCCAAGGAGTTACTGGGTGACCTTATAGCAGAATTTACTTTGGCAACCTACTAGAGCCTTTTGTCAGTGAGGctgtcctccagcagcagccacatcaTGTTTATCAGGAAAAATCTTGCTGCAGTTACTGCAGTTCTAATCAAAGATGCAAGACACTTCAAACAAAATTTCTGCAAGTCATTGGTGAATTCACCCAgggtattttaaaactgaaaaaagcaatACCTCCACATAGTCCCTGAAGAGGTAGCGCCTGTATTTGTCTTTCAGCTCTTCACTAGGCAGCAATGGAAACACAAAGTCTTCTGGTGTCCGAAGTAGGCAGTCCTGAGCCATGCAGGAGACCCCTGAGAAAGCAACATTTTAGCACAGCGCAACTTAGTCCAAGGAGTGAATGCACAGAGAGTGTTCAACACAGTTTCCTAGGTGCCATCTGTTGTTGTGGCAAGAGGGACACAACTGTGAAACAAATCTATCGGGGCTGCTGAAAAGCTGAAGCCCAACTGTCTTCGCCGAAAGATGACAGGGCTCATGTGCGTCCAGGACCAGTAAGTGCTTCAACCAGTATTCACAAGGTCAGATATTTAAAGTGGAAAATTGCATGTTACTGCCATGCCAGCATGAAAGACAGGCTAGGAAAAGCCCAAAGCAACTCTGGCAACTACTGGCTTCTACCCAACACAAAGGGAACAGATGTTTGCATCCACAAGCACTACAGGGGTAGTGCATCACAAGAGATGCAAACTCAAAATGCAGCAGATTTTCAGCCTCTAACTTGTTATAGTCATGCTCTTGAGAtcacatgggggaaaaaaagcagcaaatggatCTATGGACTTGCATGTTTTGTTAGGCAGGAGGAATGCTCTCCTGGGGATATGCCAACACTAAACCAGGGATTCAGATAAGATTGGTAGTTCAAGTTGTTTGTCACAAATATTCATTCCATGCTCCATTTTCTCATTACCAAGATGTTTTAGACCAATTCAGCCAGTCATCAGAACGGCCAGCATGGCAAATACAGACCCAGCACCATATCCACCTTTAACTCACCGACTCCAACACCATCCTTGACGAGCACTGTACAATGCTGCTCCCAACAGCTGCGACAGAACTGGTGCTGACAAGCCAGAGAGAGCAAGTTCTCCTTCCGGACAAACTGCATGCACACTGCGCAGTGATGGGAGGAATGTACCATTGCCTGGGAGAGACACAAATCAGCATTACAGTGAAAGGatcccagctctcccagagtATTCTCACCTTATCCATCATCATGGCACTTGCATCAACTTCATTGTGCTAATGGTCTCAGGTGAGCTCCAGGCCAGAACAGGTTCATAAgcagctggggtgctggggtgctaCACTGCCCCGACAGTCAGTTCTCCTTAAGAACCTCTTTAATCTCATGGAGCACAACAGATTGGCAGTCACTGAACAGCTCCTGCCTCTAATCTAGTGCTTCCCAGAACGCACCTTTACTTTTCTGGTTCTCACTCTAGCCTTGTTTGAAAAATGAGGTGATACATAACTGTGTTAGTCCTTCCCTGAATTTACTGATATTCTTTGTTAGCTGGGTCAGTATCTATCACTGCTCCACAGACCCTGGAAAGCAGCTATAGCTGGAAGCAGGCTTAGCAGTGCCCTTGTGCTGGACAATGGTTTTGGGTACGAGGAGAACCAGTGCAGCATGTAGAGTGTTTATACAGAGAGGAAAGGGAGTTCACAGACCATCACCTCACATCTCTTATCTTCTGCCTATGCTACGTTTGACAAAGCAGGTACCATcccttcagctgaaaaggaTTAGAAGGTTTGTTTCAAGTCAGGCATAATTCTGCTACTGCTTCACTAAACCACTGGGAAGCAGTCCGGATCTCCCCTTGGGTAGCACAGAGCTAATCCCTAGACAAAAGATCTAGCCTTCAACACATCTTGGCTCACCCTTGAGACCTGAAGGACTACGTGTAGCACAGCATCATCAAAAGCAAGGCTCTACAAAGCTGTTAGAAGTTTATATTACTATTTCTCCTTTCACAGAGAAGCTCATATAATCTCTTTTCATCTACTTAAACCTTTGCTACTCTTTGAGAAGCTCATGTGAGACAGCCGCCAGTTTCCATGCCTAGCTCTGCATGCCAGGGAcgcagagaagcagcagcatgatACACAGCCACATGACCAACAGAGCTTGTTGATGAATATCCTTGATGAATATAGCATGACcacatgaaaaaggaaacaatgcAACTTTGTTCTAAGTGGCCTCACTTATGGACCAGAACAAGAGTCACAGTCTGCAACTGTGTTGATTGCCTAGATCAACTGCTCAACTTGAACAGCATGCCCACCACCTCAAACTTTCACATGCTGTCCCTCTGAGCACGCCATTATAGCTTCTCCCTATAGGGTCAGTTGCTCTACAGACACTCAGTACGAGCATCTGCCCCCAAAATATCATCACACTGCATTAGGAGCTGAAACACAGAGCAACTTGCCCTAGCACATACAAAAAGACTGTAATGAATTGCCTACCAGACCAAGTTTGTCAAGACTTTAACCTGAAACATGTTCCTTCCCAAAATGAAATCACCATTGTAGTGGGAAGTACTTGGGCAACAGCTGGTGCAAGAGTCAGACAAATCTCCAAATACATGGACTGCTTTGCAGGTATGTCAAACAACAAAGATTCTTTTCCGGACTCTAGGCAGATAATTTGAATTCATGAAGCTTACTCCTGTCAGCTGTTTTAGCATTTCCACTATT
Coding sequences:
- the ARIH2 gene encoding E3 ubiquitin-protein ligase ARIH2 isoform X2 translates to MHSSQVSHAVAKLVLVSFHWQISEILERHKSNAAQLLVEARVQPTSSKHAMVHSSHHCAVCMQFVRKENLLSLACQHQFCRSCWEQHCTVLVKDGVGVGVSCMAQDCLLRTPEDFVFPLLPSEELKDKYRRYLFRDYVESHYQLQLCPGADCPMVIQVQEPKARRVQCNRCNEVFCFKCRQMYHAPTDCATIRKWLTKCADDSETANYISAHTKDCPKCNICIEKNGGCNHMQCSKCKHDFCWMCLGDWKTHGSEYYECSRYKENPDIVNQSQQAQAREALKKYLFYFERWENHNKSLQLEAQTYQRIQEKIQERVMNNLGTWIDWQYLQNAAKLLAKCRYTLQYTYPYAYYMESGPRKKLFEYQQAQLEAEIENLSWKVERADSYDRGDLENQMHIAEQRRRTLLKDFHDT
- the ARIH2 gene encoding E3 ubiquitin-protein ligase ARIH2 isoform X3, with the protein product MVHSSHHCAVCMQFVRKENLLSLACQHQFCRSCWEQHCTVLVKDGVGVGVSCMAQDCLLRTPEDFVFPLLPSEELKDKYRRYLFRDYVESHYQLQLCPGADCPMVIQVQEPKARRVQCNRCNEVFCFKCRQMYHAPTDCATIRKWLTKCADDSETANYISAHTKDCPKCNICIEKNGGCNHMQCSKCKHDFCWMCLGDWKTHGSEYYECSRYKENPDIVNQSQQAQAREALKKYLFYFERWENHNKSLQLEAQTYQRIQEKIQERVMNNLGTWIDWQYLQNAAKLLAKCRYTLQYTYPYAYYMESGPRKKLFEYQQAQLEAEIENLSWKVERADSYDRGDLENQMHIAEQRRRTLLKDFHDT